In Musa acuminata AAA Group cultivar baxijiao chromosome BXJ2-3, Cavendish_Baxijiao_AAA, whole genome shotgun sequence, the following proteins share a genomic window:
- the LOC135607440 gene encoding uncharacterized protein LOC135607440 yields the protein MAVNWKKRSNLQSFLTHTTPMVPAYPLPKTCLRDLNWQLILRGKMEYFSLGDLWDQYREWSVYGVGVPIILDNCQRVVQYYVPYLSAIQIYTNKSLAPHRIFLEESERESSSDDSESEKLSRSSDAVSEDSILDQDSSWSTREILGQLYLQYIEYGSPYGRIPLMDKVNELAQNYPGLTSFKSVDISPASWMSVAWYPIYQIPNCRHVKDLSACFLTYHTISASFQDNNVPEDMMDSFHITESNARKQKRWGNCISLFPFGLATYKLQGDLWRNPETSDDEMINSLYSAAYSWLKQLGVDHHDFDFFTTH from the exons ATGGCGGTTAACTGGAAAAAGCGCTCCAATCTGCAGTCTTTCCTCACTCACACAACGCCGATGGTTCCCGCTTACCCTCTTCCAAAG ACATGTCTGCGAGATTTAAACTGGCAACTGATCTTACGGGGCAAGATGGAGTATTTCAGTCTTGGAGACCTTTGGGATCAATATAGAGAGTGGAGTGTCTATGGGGTTGGAGTTCCAATTATTCTTGACAACTGTCAAAGGGTAGTGCAATACTACGTGCCGTACCTCTCTGCCATCCAAATTTACACTAACAAATCTCTTGCTCCGCATAG GATATTTCTGGAAGAGAGTGAAAGGGAATCCTCCAGTGATGATAGTGAGAGTGAAAAGTTGTCCAGGTCATCGGATGCTGTGTCAGAAGACTCTATCCTTGACCAGGATAGTTCATGGTCAACAAGAGAAATCCTGGGGCAATTATACTTGCAGTATATAGAGTATGGTTCTCCTTATGGAAGGATACCACTCATGGACAAG GTAAATGAACTAGCACAGAATTATCCTGGTTTGACATCATTCAAGAGTGTGGACATCTCACCAGCTAGCTGGATGTCGGTTGCCTG GTACCCTATTTACCAGATTCCAAATTGTAGACATGTAAAGGATTTGTCTGCATGCTTTCTGACTTATCATACCATCTCTGCATCATTCCAAG ACAATAATGTACCTGAGGACATGATGGACTCATTTCATATAACTGAGAGCAATGCACGGAAGCAAAAGAGATGGGGCAACTGTATTTCTCTTTTTCCCTTTGGACTAGCCACATACAAGTTACAGGGGGACCTCTGGAGAAACCCTGAAACTTCAGATGATGAAATGATCAACTCCCTTTATAGTGCAGCATACTCTTGGCTGAAGCAGCTTGGAGTTGACCATCATGACTTTGACTTCTTCACCACTCACTAA
- the LOC135583525 gene encoding iron-sulfur cluster assembly SufBD family protein ycf24-like yields the protein MASSASSSLFSPLSPLQTPSRSERGILSDLRLGFRRTRFFRNSRTLIPTPSPQRNSRPDSIRAVQTDRTPSRPSNEGGGKEDADPIERFLKRDYSQWGFVSDIESVSIPKGLNDGTIRLISAKKGEPEWMLQFRLRAFRRFQFMREPHWSDNCYPPIDLQSICYYSEPKRKPKLGSLDEVDPKLLETFDRLGIPLNEQKRLANVAVDAVIDSTSIATTHRAALAEKGVIFCSISEAIREYPELIRRYLGEVVPPGDNYYAALNSAVFSDGSFCYIPKDTVCPMEISTYFRINDRETGQFERTLIIADERSYVSYLEGCTAPSYDKNQLHAAVVELYCHEGAEIKYSTVQNWYAGDEEGNGGIYNFVTKRGLCQGKGSKISWTQVETGSAITWKYPSVILRGDDSMGEFYSVALTKDFQQADTGTKMIHQGKNTRSRIVSKGISAGKSTNCYRGLVKVQPDAENSRNFSQCDSMLIGDTAGANTYPYIEVKNPTARVEHEASTSKIGEDQLFYFQQRGIDHEKAVAAMIGGFCRDVFNKLPLEFASEVNALMNLKLEGSVG from the exons ATGgcttcctccgcctcctcctccctcttctcgcctctctctcctctccaaacTCCATCTCGATCCGAGCGTGGCATTCTCTCGGATCTTCGCTTAGGGTTTCGTCGCACCCGCTTTTTCCGCAATTCGAGAACCCTAATCCCGACACCGTCACCCCAAAGGAATTCCCGCCCCGATTCGATCCGCGCCGTTCAAACCGACCGCACGCCCAGCCGTCCCTCCAACGAAGGCGGCGGAAAGGAGGACGCCGATCCCATTGAGCGATTCCTGAAGCGGGACTACTCGCAGTGGGGCTTCGTCTCCGACATCGAGTCCGTCTCCATCCCCAAGGGCCTCAACGACGGCACCATTCGCCTCATCTCCGCCAAGAAGGGCGAGCCCGAATGGATGCTTCAGTTCCGCCTCCGCGCCTTCCGCCGTTTTCAGTTCATGCGCGAGCCGCACTGGTCCGACAATTGCTACCCGCCCATCGACCTCCAGTCCATCTGCTACTACTCTGAGCCCAAGCGGAAGCCCAAGCTCGGCAGCCTCGATGAGGTCGATCCCAAGCTCCTCGAGACGTTTGATCGCCTAGGCATCCCTCTCAACGAGCAGAAGCGCCTCGCCAACGTTGCCGTCGATGCCGTCATCGATTCCACATCTATCGCCACCACGCACCGTGCCGCCCTCGCTGAGAAAGGTGTCATCTTTTGTTCCATCTCCGAAGCCATCAGGGAGTACCCGGAGCTTATCCGCCGGTACCTGGGGGAGGTCGTCCCTCCCGGGGATAACTACTACGCGGCCCTCAACTCTGCCGTCTTCAGCGATGGGTCCTTCTGCTACATCCCCAAGGACACTGTGTGCCCCATGGAGATCTCCACGTACTTCAGGATTAACGATCGGGAGACGGGACAATTCGAGAGGACGTTGATTATCGCTGATGAACGGAGCTACGTCAGCTATCTGGAAGGCTGCACAGCACCGTCATATGATAAGAACCAGCTACATGCCGCGGTGGTGGAGCTGTACTGTCATGAGGGAGCTGAGATCAAGTACTCCACGGTGCAGAACTGGTACGCTGGTGATGAGGAAGGCAACGGTGGGATCTACAATTTCGTCACAAAGAGGGGGCTTTGTCAAGGTAAAGGGTCGAAAATTTCATGGACACAGGTAGAAACTGGCTCCGCAATCACATGGAAGTACCCCAGTGTAATTTTGAGGGGGGATGACTCGATGGGTGAGTTTTACTCGGTGGCACTGACTAAAGATTTCCAGCAAGCAGACACCGGAACAAAGATGATCCATCAGGGGAAGAATACAAGGAGTCGGATTGTCTCCAAGGGCATCTCTGCTGGGAAGTCTACGAATTGTTACCGAGGGCTTGTTAAAGTCCAGCCTGATGCAGAAAATTCTCGGAACTTCTCACAATGTGATTCTATGCTGATCGGTGACACAGCGGGTGCAAACACATATCCCTACATAGAG GTAAAGAACCCTACAGCTCGTGTGGAGCATGAAGCAAGCACTTCTaagataggtgaagatcaactctTCTATTTTCAGCAGAGGGGGATCGATCATGAAAAGGCTGTAGCTGCAATGATTGGTGGATTCTGCAGGGATGTTTTCAACAAGCTCCCACTGGAGTTTGCCTCCGAAGTGAATGCACTCATGAACTTGAAACTGGAGGGGTCTGTCGGGTAA
- the LOC135607439 gene encoding probable pectate lyase 4 gives MVSTHLPTSLCKYLALFLFLLLLFPFLVDARAPGRMNAIDQCWRRDPKWAANRQRLAVCSVGFSGKMNQNRGRDLTTYLVIDPSDDPVNPRPGTLRYGATLLPGKVWITFSRDMQIKLVRPLVVKSFTTIDGRGADVHIAYGAGFLLYEVDSVIIHGLQFHHIRSKPPGPVMEPEGELTHMAGVDGDAIRLVATSKVWIDHNTLYACEDGLLDVTRGSTGITVSNNWFRDHDKVMLLGHDDDYLEDRRMSVTVAFNRFGPNCQQRMPRIRHGYAHLANNLYDGWGEYAIGGTMNPSVRSEGNLFIASGSSNKKVTLRMVGEGGGTSWNWQSVNDAFLNGAFFRQAGSPVAAPRYNRRQVFPVARPADVRSLTSNAGALRCRTGRRC, from the exons ATGGTTTCGACTCACCTCCCCACCAGCCTGTGCAAGTACCTCGCCctgttcctcttcctcctcctcctcttccccttccTTGTCGATGCCCGCGCCCCAGGACGCATGAATGCAATCGACCAGTGCTGGCGCCGCGACCCGAAGTGGGCGGCGAACCGGCAGCGACTCGCCGTTTGTTCCGTGGGATTCTCCGGCAAGATGAACCAGAACAGGGGCCGCGACTTGACGACTTACCTCGTCATCGATCCCAGCGATGATCCGGTGAACCCTCGGCCTGGGACATTGCGGTACGGCGCTACGCTGCTCCCGGGGAAGGTGTGGATCACGTTCAGCAGGGACATGCAGATCAAGCTCGTCCGACCTCTCGTCGTGAAGAGCTTCACCACTATTGACGGCCGCGGCGCCGACGTCCACATCGCCTACGGCGCCGGCTTCTTGCTTTACGAG GTTGACAGTGTGATCATCCACGGGCTGCAGTTCCACCACATCCGCTCCAAACCCCCGGGACCGGTCATGGAACCGGAGGGAGAGCTCACGCACATGGCAGGCGTGGACGGCGACGCCATCAGACTCGTCGCCACCTCGAAGGTCTGGATCGATCACAACACACTGTATGCATGCGAGGACGGGCTCCTAGACGTGACCCGCGGTTCCACGGGGATCACCGTCTCCAACAACTGGTTCAGGGACCATGACAAGGTGATGCTCCTGGGACACGACGACGACTACCTCGAGGACAGGCGGATGAGCGTGACCGTCGCGTTCAACCGCTTCGGTCCCAACTGCCAACAGCGCATGCCGAG GATAAGGCACGGGTATGCACACCTGGCGAACAATCTGTACGACGGGTGGGGGGAGTACGCCATCGGCGGCACCATGAATCCTAGCGTTAGGAGCGAAGGGAACCTGTTCATAGCATCAGGCTCAAGCAATAAGAAGGTCACGCTGCGAATGGTCGGGGAAGGCGGAGGCACTTCCTGGAATTGGCAATCGGTGAATGATGCCTTCCTCAATGGAGCATTCTTCCGGCAGGCAGGATCACCTGTGGCCGCTCCGAGGTACAATAGGCGCCAGGTGTTCCCTGTAGCGAGGCCCGCCGACGTGAGGTCATTGACGAGCAATGCCGGTGCTCTCCGCTGCCGCACCGGACGCAGATGCTAA
- the LOC135607441 gene encoding NDR1/HIN1-like protein 6, which produces MAERHRIHPAVDVEALLPSSSHAPSKPLQTQAAEKADHPPPPPPKKRRSCCCRCLCWTVLTVVILVVIIGAIVGILYLAFDPKLPKYSVDRLAISNFTVDDNMTVSATFNLTVTTTNPNKKIGIYYRGGSHLSAWYTNTSLCSGTFPVFYQGHKNTTVLNLLLSGETQLGSGLLQELQQQQQTGTIPLVFRGNVPVKVKLGSLKLPKVTFKVKCDIIVNSLSSSNTISLKSSRCKFRLKL; this is translated from the coding sequence ATGGCTGAGCGCCACCGAATCCACCCGGCGGTGGACGTCGAAGCTCTGTTGCCCTCTTCGTCGCACGCTCCCAGTAAACCTCTGCAGACCCAGGCGGCCGAGAAGGCCGACcatccgccaccgccgccgccgaagAAGCGGAGGAGCTGCTGCTGCCGGTGCCTGTGCTGGACCGTCCTCACCGTCGTCATCCTCGTCGTCATCATCGGCGCCATCGTCGGCATTCTGTACCTGGCCTTCGACCCGAAGCTCCCCAAGTACTCCGTCGACCGCCTCGCCATCTCCAACTTCACCGTCGACGACAACATGACCGTGAGCGCCACGTTCAACTTGACGGTCACCACCACGAACCCCAACAAGAAGATCGGCATCTACTACCGAGGCGGGAGCCACCTGAGCGCCTGGTACACCAACACCAGCCTTTGCTCCGGCACCTTCCCGGTGTTCTACCAGGGCCACAAAAACACCACGGTGCTCAACCTGCTGCTCAGCGGCGAGACGCAGCTGGGGAGCGGGCTGCTGCAGgaactgcagcagcagcagcagacggGGACGATACCGCTGGTGTTTCGGGGGAATGTGCCGGTGAAGGTGAAGCTGGGGAGCTTGAAGCTGCCCAAGGTGACGTTCAAGGTCAAGTGCGACATCATCGTGAACAGTCTGAGCAGCAGCAACACCATCAGCCTGAAATCGAGCAGATGCAAGTTTAGGTTGAAGCTTTGA
- the LOC135607445 gene encoding GEM-like protein 4, protein MKIPNSNQVAGIPFKSLQTVSESRRLCLHSTSSRCSRYKQKKLDLVIDWMSKFSKKADGYAKSIRDHVSLGTNFSETLKGKFSLGAKILKAGGVECVFRKKFCVEKGEKLLKVFQCYLSTTAGPIAGLLFVSNKKLAFHSDRSLRLISPKGNVTRVPYKVLIPVNRVKSVSPSESYDKPNQKFIQIVTVDGFEFWFMGFLSYQRCFKCLRRAMSESQVGVLQLTHSIEV, encoded by the exons ATGAAGATCCCAAACAGCAATCAAGTGGCAGGAATTCCATTCAAGTCCCTTCAAACTGTTTCTGAATCCAGAAGATTATGTCTTCATTCTACCTCCTCTAGGTGCTCCCGGTACAAACAAA AAAAACTGGATTTGGTGATTGATTGGATGAGCAAGTTCAGCAAAAAAGCAGACGGCTACGCAAAAAGCATTCGGGATCATG TGAGCTTAGGCACAAACTTCTCGGAAACTTTGAAGGGAAAGTTCAGCTTAGGCGCGAAGATTCTTAAAGCCGGAGGTGTTGAGTGTGTCTTCAGGAAAAAATTCTGTGTCGAAAAAGGAGAGAAGCTGCTGAAGGTTTTCCAGTGCTATTTGTCAACCACAGCTGGTCCCATTGCGGGGCTGCTCTTTGTTTCCAATAAAAAGCTTGCATTCCACAGTGACAGATCTCTCAGACtcatctctccaaaaggaaacgTAACCAGAGTCCCTTACAAG GTTTTGATCCCAGTAAATAGGGTTAAAAGTGTCAGTCCAAGTGAGAGCTATGACAAGCCTAACCAAAAATTCATTCAGATTGTTACAGTGGATGGATTTGAGTTTTGGTTTATGGGCTTCCTCAGTTACCAGAGATGTTTCAAGTGTTTAAGACGAGCCATGTCAGAATCCCAAGTTGGAGTTTTGCAATTGACTCATTCGATCGAAGTCTGA